The following are encoded in a window of Castanea sativa cultivar Marrone di Chiusa Pesio chromosome 5, ASM4071231v1 genomic DNA:
- the LOC142635623 gene encoding cysteine proteinase inhibitor 5-like, giving the protein MEPQKKHCFYLLLTLMIVPIYASTALGLGGKRGGGVLVGGWQPIKNITEPHVKEIGEYAVKEYNKESKSQLTFVSVVKGETQVVAGINYRLIVATKDGALAKNYQAVVWEKVWEQFRNLTSFTPVKA; this is encoded by the coding sequence ATGGAGCCCCAAAAGAAGCACTGCTTTTACCTTCTTCTTACACTTATGATCGTTCCAATTTACGCATCAACAGCCCTGGGACTAGGAGGCAAACGCGGTGGTGGTGTTCTTGTGGGTGGGTGGCAGCCAATAAAGAACATAACAGAGCCGCACGTGAAGGAGATCGGAGAGTACGCGGTGAAGGAGTACAACAAGGAGTCTAAGTCTCAGTTGACATTCGTGAGCGTCGTGAAGGGTGAGACCCAGGTGGTGGCCGGAATCAATTACCGCCTCATCGTGGCCACTAAGGATGGTGCCCTCGCCAAAAACTACCAAGCTGTTGTGTGGGAAAAGGTTTGGGAACAATTTAGGAACCTTACCTCGTTTACTCCGGTTAAGGCTTAA